A genomic window from Tachyglossus aculeatus isolate mTacAcu1 chromosome 27, mTacAcu1.pri, whole genome shotgun sequence includes:
- the SLC6A12 gene encoding sodium- and chloride-dependent betaine transporter has protein sequence MGKKSGPPCAPEAGKGEGEGTLERGQWNNKMEFVLSVAGEIIGLGNVWRFPYLCYKNGGGAFFIPYLIFLFTCGIPVFFLETALGQYTSQGGVTAWRKICPIFEGIGLASVVIESYLNIYYIIILAWAFFYLFSSFAAELPWATCSNYWNTAQCAVSLNSSENGTWTVLSNATSPVVEFWERRVLKISAGIHDLGALRWELALCLLLAWIICYFCIWKGVKSTGKVVYFTATFPYLMLIILLVRGVTLPGATKGIIYYLNPDVQRLADPQVWMDAGTQIFFSFAICQGCLTALGSYNKYHNNCYRDCIALCFLNSGTSFVAGFAVFSILGFMAQEQGVPISEVAESGPGLAFIAFPKAVTMMPLSQLWSCLFFLMLIFLGLDSQFVCVECLVTVSMDMFPRQLRKRGRRELLILAISVMCYLLGLLLVTEGGMYIFQLFDYYAASGICLLFLAMFEVSCVGWVYGANRFYDNVEDMIGYRPWPLVKICWLFLTPGLCLATFIFSLTKYVPLKYNNVYEYPPWGQAIGWLMALSSMVCVPLYFSIILGRTPGTFKERLLQLTTPDSDLPQLKPRLDGVSQPGGLLSPAQEGFGAPGKETWL, from the exons ATGGGCAAAAAGTCAGGCCCCCCCTGCGCCCCCGaagcggggaagggggaaggggaagggacacTGGAGCGGGGCCAATGGAACAACAAGATGGAGTTCGTGCTGTCCGTGGCCGGGGAGATCATCGGGCTTGGCAATGTGTGGCGCTTCCCGTACCTCTGCTATAAGAATGGGGGAG gagccttcTTCATCCCctacctcatcttcctcttcacCTGTGGCATTCCCGTCTTCTTCTTGGAGACGGCGCTGGGCCAGTACACCAGCCAAGGGGGCGTCACAGCCTGGAGGAAGATTTGCCCCATCTTCGAAG GCATCGGCCTAGCTTCTGTGGTCATCGAATCCTACCTGAACATCTATTACATCATCATCCTTGCCTGGGCCTTCTTTTACCTGTTCAGCTCCTTCGCCGCAGAACTGCCCTGGGCCACGTGTTCCAACTACTGGAATACAG CCCAGTGCGCGGTTTCCCTGAACAGCTCGGAAAATGGCACCTGGACGGTTCTCTCCAATGCCACCTCACCTGTCGTGGAGTTCTGGGA GAGGCGGGTATTGAAGATCTCGGCAGGCATTCACGACCTGGGCGCCCTGCGCTGGGAGctggccctctgcctcctgcttgcCTGGATCATCTGCTACTTCTGCATCTGGAAGGGTGTCAAGTCCACGGGCAAG gTGGTCTATTTCACAGCCACATTCCCTTACCTGATGCTCATCATCCTGCTGGTCCGGGGTGTCACCCTGCCTGGAGCCACCAAGGGGATCATTTACTACCTGAATCCAGATGTGCAGCGTCTTGCAGACCCACAG GTGTGGATGGATGCGGGCACACAGATATTCTTCTCCTTTGCCATCTGCCAGGGCTGTCTGACAGCTCTGGGCAGCTACAACAAGTACCACAACAACTGCTACAG GGACTGCATCGCACTCTGCTTCCTGAACAGCGGCACCAGCTTCGTGGCCGGCTTTGCTGTCTTCTCCATCCTGGGCTTCATGGCGCAGGAGCAGGGGGTACCCATCTctgaggtggcagagtcag GGCCGGGCCTGGCCTTCATTGCTTTCCCCAAGGCCGTGACGATGATGCCCTTGTCCCAGCTCTGGTCCTGCCTTTTCTTCCTCATGCTGATCTTCTTGGGGCTGGACAGCCAG TTTGTCTGTGTGGAGTGCCTGGTGACTGTCTCCATGGACATGTTCCCCAGGCAGCTGCGGAAGAGGGGTCGGCGGGAACTCCTCATCCTGGCCATCTCCGTCATGTGCTACCTGCTGGGGCTGCTCCTCGTCACTGAG GGTGGCATGTACATTTTCCAGCTGTTCGACTACTACGCGGCTAGTGGCATATGCCTGCTCTTCCTGGCGATGTTTGAAGTCTCCTGCGTTGGCTGGGTATACG GAGCGAACCGTTTCTATGACAACGTCGAGGATATGATCGGCTACCGACCTTGGCCGCTCGTAAAAATCTGCTGGCTCTTTCTCACCCCGGGTCTCTGTCTG GCCACGTTTATCTTCTCCCTGACCAAGTACGTGCCGCTCAAATACAACAACGTGTACGAGTACCCACCTTGGGGCCAGGCCATCGGCTGGCTCATGGCCCTCTCCTCCATGGTCTGCGTCCCACTCTACTTCAGCATCATCCTGGGCAGGACCCCCGGAACTTTCAAGGAG CGGCTGCTACAGCTGACCACACCAGATTCAGACCTGCCACAGCTCAAACCACGTCTGGATGGCGTCTCCCAGCCTGGAGGACTGCTCTCCCCGGCTCAGGAGGGCTTCGGGGCTCCGGGGAAGGAGACTTGGCTGTAG